In a single window of the Blastopirellula retiformator genome:
- a CDS encoding sulfatase: MRYAFCVLVLAVCAASSAQAAERPNFVFFLVDDLGWADLGCYGSTFHETPNIDKLAGGGMRFTQGYAACPVCSPTRASIMTGRHPVRVDITDWIPGARNNKGRFKHVNDRDDLALEETTIAETLRENNYQTFFAGKWHLGNEGNWPTEQGFDINIGGHHKGSPPGGYYSPWNNPVLKSKGDGEYLTERLTEESIHFLETRDQAKPFLLYLAYYNVHTPIQPYKKRVDHYQEKAKQFEGKTPFQAEGAARSRMRQDNPEYASMVAAVDDSVGAILDALDRLSLADDTVVIFFSDNGGLCTVGGMGPTCNLPLRSGKGWLYEGGVREPMIIRAPGVTKPGSVCDTPVVSMDFFPTMLALADLPAQPQLHVDGESLVPLLEGESPTEQRTFYWHYPHYHGSKWTPGASIRDGDWKLIEFYEDDRVELFNLKQDPGEHHDLSTSNPEKTTQLRQKLKAWQTKLKAKMPEEVAGFKKD, encoded by the coding sequence ATGCGATACGCCTTTTGCGTCCTGGTTCTGGCTGTTTGCGCAGCCTCCTCCGCCCAAGCCGCCGAACGTCCGAACTTCGTCTTCTTCCTGGTCGACGATCTCGGCTGGGCCGATCTTGGTTGTTACGGCAGCACGTTCCACGAAACGCCCAACATCGACAAACTCGCCGGCGGAGGGATGCGATTCACCCAGGGGTACGCCGCTTGTCCCGTTTGCTCGCCAACGCGGGCCAGCATCATGACCGGTCGCCATCCGGTGCGGGTCGACATCACCGACTGGATACCCGGCGCCCGCAATAACAAGGGACGGTTTAAGCATGTCAACGATCGTGATGATCTCGCCTTGGAAGAAACGACGATCGCCGAAACGCTGCGTGAGAACAACTACCAAACCTTCTTCGCCGGCAAATGGCATCTCGGCAATGAAGGGAACTGGCCGACCGAGCAGGGCTTCGACATCAATATCGGTGGACATCACAAAGGATCTCCTCCCGGCGGCTACTACTCGCCTTGGAACAACCCGGTTCTCAAGTCGAAGGGGGACGGCGAATACCTGACCGAACGTTTGACCGAAGAGTCGATCCACTTCCTGGAGACGCGCGACCAGGCGAAGCCGTTTCTGCTGTACCTGGCGTATTACAACGTTCACACTCCGATCCAGCCTTACAAGAAGCGGGTCGATCACTACCAGGAAAAAGCGAAGCAGTTTGAAGGCAAGACGCCATTCCAGGCCGAGGGCGCCGCGAGGTCGCGCATGCGGCAAGACAATCCGGAATACGCCTCGATGGTCGCCGCCGTCGATGATAGCGTCGGCGCAATTCTCGACGCGCTCGATCGATTGAGCCTAGCCGACGACACGGTCGTCATTTTCTTCTCCGACAATGGCGGCCTCTGCACGGTTGGCGGCATGGGACCGACTTGCAACTTGCCGCTTCGAAGCGGCAAAGGTTGGCTCTACGAGGGAGGCGTTCGCGAACCGATGATCATTCGCGCCCCCGGCGTCACCAAGCCGGGCAGCGTCTGCGACACGCCGGTCGTCAGCATGGACTTCTTCCCGACGATGCTGGCCCTGGCCGACTTGCCGGCTCAGCCGCAGTTGCACGTCGACGGCGAAAGCCTGGTTCCGCTGCTAGAAGGCGAATCGCCGACCGAACAGCGCACCTTCTATTGGCACTACCCGCACTACCATGGCTCGAAATGGACGCCGGGCGCTTCGATCCGCGACGGCGACTGGAAGCTGATCGAGTTTTACGAAGATGACCGGGTCGAACTGTTCAACCTGAAACAAGATCCCGGCGAACATCACGATCTGAGCACGTCGAACCCCGAGAAAACGACACAGCTTCGGCAGAAGCTGAAAGCCTGGCAAACCAAGCTGAAGGCGAAAATGCCGGAAGAAGTTGCCGGTTTTAAGAAAGATTAA